The Lewinellaceae bacterium genome includes a region encoding these proteins:
- a CDS encoding DUF4249 family protein, translating to MKNFSYLLLVTLFFSACTTDFQLEGEWKDIPVVYGFISVTDTAHYVRVEKAFLEPGGDANQIAQIPDSLYYDNATVQIKNIDTGEVFDLEKVDGNLEGYQRDAGVFADAPNYLYKIKAEEAGFEGGENIQIIVNTGNDEKLIKGTTKVLEPMIPSENLPNQSLALDDYNRIITIRWDHGEETKIFDLRLIIRYKESVPNTSDYVDKSVEWLLDRRLLNDEKRTKSTFKFAAEEFYKFLGQAIEENPAVERKNLRVDINIVGGGAEFLEYLTISDANLGITSSNQVPVYTNLSEGYGIFTSKGYAVREGLYLNVIAQDSLESGIYTKLLNFN from the coding sequence ATGAAAAACTTTAGTTATTTGTTGTTAGTCACCTTGTTTTTCTCTGCCTGCACGACAGATTTTCAGCTGGAGGGTGAATGGAAAGACATTCCTGTAGTTTACGGATTCATTTCCGTTACCGATACTGCCCACTATGTACGTGTGGAAAAGGCCTTTCTAGAACCAGGGGGTGATGCCAATCAAATTGCTCAAATTCCCGATTCATTGTATTATGACAATGCAACCGTGCAGATCAAAAATATTGACACGGGCGAAGTATTTGACCTGGAAAAAGTGGATGGTAACCTGGAAGGATACCAAAGAGATGCCGGTGTTTTTGCCGACGCTCCCAATTATCTTTACAAAATAAAGGCTGAAGAAGCAGGATTTGAAGGAGGGGAAAACATTCAGATCATCGTCAATACCGGGAATGATGAAAAACTCATCAAAGGAACAACCAAAGTGCTGGAACCTATGATTCCAAGCGAAAACCTGCCCAACCAGTCGCTGGCCCTTGATGATTATAACAGGATCATCACCATACGCTGGGATCATGGAGAGGAAACCAAGATTTTTGACCTCCGCCTGATCATCAGGTACAAGGAATCCGTACCCAACACGAGTGACTATGTGGATAAAAGCGTCGAGTGGTTACTTGATCGAAGGTTGCTCAACGATGAAAAAAGAACCAAATCTACTTTTAAATTCGCCGCTGAAGAATTTTACAAATTTTTAGGCCAGGCTATTGAAGAAAATCCTGCCGTTGAAAGAAAAAATCTCCGGGTGGATATCAACATTGTAGGAGGTGGTGCTGAATTTTTAGAGTACCTGACTATTTCAGATGCGAATCTGGGCATTACGAGTTCTAACCAGGTTCCTGTGTATACAAACCTATCTGAAGGTTATGGCATTTTTACCTCCAAAGGTTATGCGGTAAGAGAAGGATTGTACTTAAATGTAATTGCACAGGATAGTCTGGAAAGCGGAATTTATACCAAACTACTGAATTTCAATTAA
- the panB gene encoding 3-methyl-2-oxobutanoate hydroxymethyltransferase: MSVSKEVKRITTHVLRSMKDNGEKISMLTAYDYSLAKIVDEAGIDVILVGDSASNVMAGHETTLPITLDQMIYHASSVIRAIKRSLVVVDLPFGAYQGNSKKALASAIRIMKESGAHAVKLEGGAEIKTSIKRILSAGVPVMGHLGLTPQSIYKFGTYTVRAKEGEEAEKLINDALLLEKMGCFAIVLEKIPANLAKKVSESLSIPTIGIGAGPDTDGQVLVLHDLLGLNKDFKPRFLRRYLNLFDEIKGAVQHYIRDVKALDFPNEKEQY; the protein is encoded by the coding sequence ATGTCTGTAAGTAAAGAAGTTAAACGGATAACGACGCATGTCTTACGCTCCATGAAAGACAATGGTGAAAAAATAAGCATGTTGACCGCATACGACTATTCGCTCGCGAAAATTGTCGATGAAGCCGGTATTGATGTTATTTTGGTTGGTGATTCTGCCTCCAATGTAATGGCGGGCCATGAAACCACATTGCCCATTACCCTCGATCAGATGATTTATCACGCTTCCTCCGTCATAAGAGCCATCAAACGATCTTTGGTTGTGGTGGATCTGCCTTTCGGGGCTTATCAGGGCAATTCCAAGAAAGCGCTTGCCTCGGCCATCCGTATTATGAAAGAATCCGGTGCCCATGCGGTTAAACTCGAAGGAGGTGCCGAAATCAAAACTTCTATAAAAAGGATATTATCTGCCGGAGTTCCGGTAATGGGACACCTGGGATTGACGCCACAGTCCATATATAAATTCGGAACCTACACCGTTCGGGCAAAAGAAGGAGAAGAAGCTGAAAAGTTGATCAATGATGCCTTATTGTTGGAAAAAATGGGGTGTTTCGCTATTGTGCTGGAAAAAATACCTGCCAATTTGGCTAAAAAAGTTTCGGAATCTCTAAGTATTCCTACCATTGGTATCGGTGCTGGCCCTGATACAGACGGACAAGTACTTGTGCTGCATGATTTACTTGGTTTAAACAAAGATTTTAAACCTCGTTTTTTAAGGCGGTACCTAAACCTCTTTGATGAAATTAAAGGAGCCGTTCAACATTACATTCGGGATGTTAAGGCACTTGATTTTCCAAACGAAAAAGAACAATATTAA